Proteins found in one Lachancea thermotolerans CBS 6340 chromosome C complete sequence genomic segment:
- the ARA1 gene encoding D-arabinose 1-dehydrogenase (NAD(P)(+)) ARA1 (similar to uniprot|P38115 Saccharomyces cerevisiae YBR149W ARA1 Large subunit of NADP dependent arabinose dehydrogenase involved in carbohydrate metabolism small subunit is unidentified) — MLHPKNTEVYFTLNNGVRMPAIGLGTANVVEQIPQTKQAVKAAIKSGYRHIDTAWAYQCEDRVGEALKELFEEGVVKREDIFVTTKVWPTNWDRVDESISRSLENLGLDHVDLVLQHWPLCFNRLEDPDGIDGVRRNPYHEDGSPHYNEKGDYLETFKTLEKLYLAKDPRFRAIGVSNYPVEYLERLLKECQVVPAINQVECHPHLPQMELRDFCTKHNIRLEAYSPLGATNAPLIDNELVKKIAGKYACSTQNVLIAYHMRQGVVSVPRSVNPKHIASNVQFVALSKEDIDTLNKFGVENTKRIVDEPFAAAIPGFRENK; from the coding sequence ATGTTGCACCCAAAGAACACGGAAGTTTACTTCACACTGAATAACGGCGTGCGGATGCCCGCTATCGGGCTCGGCACTGCCAACGTGGTGGAGCAGATCCCACAGACAAAGCAGGCGGTCAAGGCGGCGATCAAGTCCGGGTACAGACACATCGACACGGCGTGGGCGTACCAGTGCGAGGACCGCGTGGGCGAGGCGCTCAAGGAGCTGTTCGAGGAGGGCGTCGTCAAGCGTGAGGACATCTTCGTGACGACCAAGGTGTGGCCCACCAACTGGGACCGCGTGGACGAGTCGATCTCGCGGTCGCTGGAGAACCTGGGACTCGACCACGTGGACCTGGTGCTGCAGCACTGGCCGCTGTGCTTCAACCGGCTTGAAGACCCCGACGGGATCGACGGCGTGCGCCGCAACCCCTACCACGAGGACGGGTCGCCCCACTACAACGAGAAGGGCGACTACCTGGAGACGTTCAAGACGCTGGAAAAGCTGTACCTGGCCAAGGACCCCCGCTTCCGCGCGATCGGCGTGTCGAACTACCCCGTGGAGTACCTGGAGAGGCTGCTGAAGGAGTGCCAGGTCGTGCCCGCGATCAATCAGGTCGAGTGCCACCCCCACCTGCCCCAGATGGAGCTGCGCGACTTCTGCACCAAGCACAACATCCGCCTGGAGGCGTACTCGCCGCTGGGCGCCACCAACGCGCCTCTGATCGACAACGAGCTCGTCAAGAAGATCGCCGGCAAGTACGCGTGCAGCACTCAGAATGTGCTCATCGCGTACCATATGAGACAGGGCGTGGTCTCCGTGCCTCGCTCCGTGAACCCCAAGCACATCGCCTCCAACGTGCAGTTCGTGGCGCTGTCGAAGGAGGACATTGACACGCTAAACAAGTTCGGTGTGGAGAACACCAAGCGCATAGTCGATGAGCCGTTCGCCGCAGCCATCCCAGGCTTCCGCGAGAACAAATAA
- a CDS encoding KLTH0C10032p (weakly similar to uniprot|Q12180 Saccharomyces cerevisiae YOL089C HAL9 Putative transcription factor containing a zinc finger overexpression increases salt tolerance through increased expression of the ENA1 (Na /Li extrusion pump) gene while gene disruption decreases both salt tolerance and ENA1 expression), which yields MAPESPSELSAFKFRKRVPKACDHCRKRKIKCGAVNPITGTCDNCTKFNTVCTFKHHDEIGRHRKYAELKKLQSHEPKVRKVSESSSPGASATDRKLEQLEYQIARLHELTARQQYQAGVCSRHSPSLGVDTIPDMSPAPKQKRYFTSLLTKRRIAWLRNQAKAFSANQETPGDAGSPMLSFYPLTDAFMVASKWYVAQVKKIIDFSNPFVPFNSSQLYPLPPQEHANIAVKAIQENLSPGSFNVVRGPELQALFDKHYANQKLTYSEILLLDIILTVSNSYPLTDDPRRLKEGESEHSTVESHMLLNAINQYHKVALLSEGVRSVQALLILYQYVSCHISGEAAYNIFNTTQRFAQDIGLNRKESYKNLSLEEASLRLKMWYCCVLADSQLSLAFCRAPLIDLEDTSVLTEEFYMELVKERHLGNSDRTSIQTLDEAIQSLLGSSDTFQLGTAYYGMTLTRTFHKAYRRLLAANSMTNVTFDQVIEGVLDIKSDLIRWEKSLPPILALGEYEENLTRLRNASGDPLSAKHFEILSTTILQLHYEHLYLNLIVSQIACSFVFDNEDILPKSRYNVAALRRTFVNDACDSAVQMMKLWPSIKVVPHMVHRLFYTFSTGAFVLLLTVIAFPNEDRVLEYISTMCTTVEYLLEMGEYRVFKDNIKWNVTMFVFCFLLTLSINYFNACNPQAKDANFSSAPFRNSLEALMNRCKMNKDVAVNQLREHLNIFAPGFDENSEMHENPDISSGTCDASKGLPRTLYLFSEVDEEDLRCLMSSLPVQIPCSNRFGPETEAKGSAMQASPSKGSQHGFRSGPSADNDFAAAFSLGLPSSDEPQTLAGGPPSDQVDFENMLDDMLFDRDFTFPTLM from the coding sequence ATGGCTCCGGAATCGCCAAGTGAGCTTTCCGCGTTCAAGTTTCGCAAGAGAGTCCCTAAAGCTTGTGACCACTGCCGTAAACGGAAGATCAAGTGCGGTGCCGTCAACCCCATAACAGGTACTTGCGACAACTGTACTAAATTCAACACAGTGTGTACGTTCAAACATCACGATGAGATAGGCAGGCACCGAAAGTATGCAGAACTCAAGAAACTGCAAAGCCATGAGCCAAAGGTACGCAAGGTTTCGGAGTCGTCTTCGCCCGGCGCGAGCGCGACTGATCGGAAGCTTGAACAGTTGGAATACCAAATAGCAAGGCTACACGAGCTCACAGCTCGACAGCAGTACCAAGCCGGGGTGTGCTCTCGTCACTCCCCTTCGTTAGGAGTCGACACTATTCCAGACATGTCGCCTGCGCCAAAGCAAAAACGGTATTTTACCTCTTTGCTGACGAAGCGGAGGATCGCATGGCTTCGCAACCAGGCCAAAGCGTTCAGCGCTAACCAAGAAACGCCAGGAGATGCTGGGTCGCCGATGTTGTCGTTCTATCCTCTAACGGACGCGTTTATGGTAGCGTCGAAGTGGTACGTTGCTCaagtgaagaagatcataGACTTCTCCAACCCCTTTGTGCCCTTTAACTCTTCGCAACTGTATCCTCTTCCCCCACAAGAGCACGCTAATATCGCGGTCAAAGCAATCCAAGAAAATCTTTCCCCGGGCAGTTTCAATGTTGTGAGGGGTCCGGAACTCCAAGCTCTATTCGATAAGCACTACGCCAACCAGAAGCTGACCTATTCAGaaattcttcttttggacATCATATTGACGGTAAGTAACTCTTACCCTTTGACTGACGACCCGCGACGCCTGAAAGAAGGTGAAAGCGAGCACTCTACCGTGGAGAGCCATATGCTCTTGAACGCGATAAACCAGTATCACAAGGTTGCTCTTTTGAGCGAAGGCGTAAGATCTGTTCAAGCTTTACTGATTCTTTATCAGTATGTGAGCTGCCACATAAGCGGAGAGGCTGCATACAACATTTTTAACACCACCCAGAGGTTCGCCCAGGACATTGGCCTTAACAGAAAGGAAAGctacaagaacttgagtcTTGAAGAGGCTTCTTTAAGACTCAAAATGTGGTATTGTTGTGTCCTGGCAGATTCTCAGTTGTCACTGGCGTTTTGCCGTGCACCCCTGATAGATTTAGAAGACACAAGCGTCTTAACAGAAGAATTTTACATGGAACTAGTTAAAGAACGCCACTTGGGGAACTCCGACCGAACTTCGATACAAACGTTGGATGAGGCGATTCAGAGCCTTTTGGGGTCATCCGACACTTTTCAACTGGGAACTGCCTACTACGGAATGACACTTACTCGGACATTTCACAAAGCCTATAGGCGCCTTCTTGCAGCCAATTCAATGACAAACGTCACCTTTGACCAAGTCATTGAGGGGGTGTTGGATATCAAGAGCGATTTGATCAGGTGGGAGAAATCGCTACCGCCAATCCTTGCTCTTGGCGAATACGAAGAGAATCTCACGAGGCTCAGAAACGCATCTGGTGATCCGCTGTCGGCAAAACATTTCGAAATCCTATCCACTACTATTCTGCAACTGCACTACGAACATTTGTATCTGAATCTGATAGTCAGCCAAATTGCGTGTTCCTTTGTTTTCGACAATGAAGACATACTTCCGAAGTCGCGATACAATGTGGCAGCCTTGAGAAGGACTTTTGTGAACGACGCTTGTGATAGCGCAGTCcagatgatgaagttgtGGCCAAGCATAAAGGTCGTGCCTCACATGGTTCACCGGCTGTTTTATACATTTAGTACGGGCGCATTTGTCCTGCTGTTGACAGTGATTGCTTTCCCCAATGAAGATCGAGTGTTGGAGTACATTAGCACAATGTGCACTACGGTTGAATACCTGTTGGAGATGGGAGAATACCgggttttcaaagacaacATAAAATGGAATGTCACCATgtttgttttctgctttCTCTTGACACTGAGTATCAACTACTTCAATGCCTGCAATCCTCAGGCCAAAGACGCCAATTTCAGTTCCGCGCCTTTCAGAAACAGCCTGGAAGCTCTAATGAACAGGTGCAAGATGAACAAGGACGTTGCCGTGAACCAGCTGCGCGAGCACCTGAATATATTTGCACCGGGCTTCGACGAAAACTCGGAAATGCACGAGAACCCGGATATTTCTTCGGGAACATGCGACGCATCCAAGGGGCTTCCACGGACGCTCTATCTTTTTAGCGAGGTCGACGAGGAGGACCTGCGCTGTTTAATGTCGTCACTCCCCGTGCAGATCCCATGCTCCAACAGGTTTGGGCCCGAAACAGAGGCGAAGGGTTCCGCAATGCAGGCCAGCCCCAGCAAAGGCTCCCAACACGGGTTCCGGTCGGGCCCTAGCGCTGACAACGACTTTGCGGCCGCCTTCAGCTTGGGCCTGCCGTCTTCCGACGAGCCCCAGACCCTGGCCGGCGGGCCTCCGTCAGACCAGGTGGATTTCGAGAACATGCTTGACGACATGCTTTTCGACAGAGACTTCACGTTTCCGACGCTTATGTAG
- the APD1 gene encoding Apd1p (similar to uniprot|P38281 Saccharomyces cerevisiae YBR151W APD1 Protein of unknown function required for normal localization of actin patches and for normal tolerance of sodium ions and hydrogen peroxide localizes to both cytoplasm and nucleus) — MGLLKLFKSADSVSKKDIAKIEQVAEVCSSECNDCKSSSAEIERDEARVSSLKIDHETPLFGSSKSSKVHFVVPTSQTDWAHDACLETKGTVQWELAQWIDANSSKLKGGEGDTVRCSVSSLPKDIMDIDVMRGRKNDVLVLPHFLLIKHLRAEDVAKTAEVVMPLLLENKRDELLAMENIEEAREQAFVFLCSHKTRDKRCGITAPILQKGFFRELQEHDLYRDPSDFRPGGCNVAFVNHVGGHKFAANVLIYLRRSHSLIWLGRVTPKHIPVIVNTMIVPEKPRIPWPEKVRCVEKYSGW, encoded by the coding sequence ATGGGGCTCCTAAAACTGTTCAAGAGCGCGGACTCAGTGTCCAAAAAAGACATTGCCAAAATCGAACAGGTTGCGGAGGTTTGTTCTAGCGAATGCAACGATTGTAAAAGCTCCTCCGCGGAAATCGAGCGCGATGAGGCGAGggtctcttctttgaagatcgACCATGAAACCCCATTATTTGGGTCTTCTAAATCGTCGAAAGTACACTTCGTGGTGCCAACTTCACAGACAGATTGGGCGCATGACGCATGCTTGGAGACCAAGGGAACAGTCCAGTGGGAACTGGCACAGTGGATCGAtgccaacagcagcaagcTTAAGGGGGGCGAGGGTGACACCGTGCGCTGCAGTGTATCATCGCTGCCCAAGGATATTATGGACATTGATGTGATGCGCGGAAGGAAAAATGACGTGCTAGTTTTACCACATTTTCTGTTGATTAAACACCTTAGGGCGGAAGATGTGGCGAAGACAGCAGAGGTTGTGATGCcgctgcttcttgagaacAAGCGTGACGAGCTTCTTGCTATGGAAAATATAGAGGAAGCCAGAGAGCAAGCGTTTGTATTTTTGTGCTCACATAAGACGCGCGATAAGAGATGCGGCATCACGGCTCCCATTCTCCAGAAGGGCTTCTTCAGGGAACTACAAGAACACGATTTATACCGCGACCCCTCAGATTTTAGACCGGGCGGTTGCAACGTTGCTTTCGTTAACCATGTAGGCGGCCATAAGTTTGCCGCCAACGTACTGATTTACCTGAGGCGTTCCCACTCGCTGATCTGGTTGGGAAGAGTGACTCCAAAGCACATACCAGTTATTGTTAACACGATGATAGTGCCTGAGAAGCCTCGGATCCCATGGCCAGAGAAGGTTCGGTGTGTAGAGAAATACTCGGGTTGGTAG
- the MPD2 gene encoding protein disulfide isomerase MPD2 (weakly similar to uniprot|Q99316 Saccharomyces cerevisiae YOL088C MPD2 Member of the protein disulfide isomerase (PDI) family exhibits chaperone activity overexpression suppresses the lethality of a pdi1 deletion but does not complement all Pdi1p functions undergoes oxidation by Ero1p): protein MKVSLFLPAFFLPLLALCRVHSVASLDFFYDTINTDSYTVVKYFTTWCSHCKRLGPVFSQLSEAFEDRKDINATFLEVDCDLFGSTLCDHLPGYPAVEVIKPITEQERLDSNSAQKNTEKLSWWSKLIKTIKQGGYNPAWHMDKSRAVEFNGSRDLPRLKNFVDMVVESTEQDKVLEAVLSEATCEDDRCESLRKYLSKVHSTDREAQKLESILRNNPDEELAEIKLKLKLLHKLQEKNSEHDEL, encoded by the coding sequence ATGAAGGTTTCGCTTTTCCTTCctgctttcttcctccCACTCCTCGCACTTTGTCGCGTCCATAGTGTAGCGTCGTTAGACTTCTTCTATGACACCATAAACACGGATTCCTACACTGTAGTGAAGTACTTTACAACATGGTGCTCACACTGTAAAAGGCTCGGACCTGTCTTTTCACAACTGAGTGAGGCGTTTGAGGACCGCAAAGACATCAATGCCACATTTCTGGAAGTTGACTGTGACCTCTTTGGATCCACTTTGTGCGATCACCTTCCTGGGTATCCGGCAGTCGAGGTGATAAAACCTATTACCGAGCAGGAAAGGTTGGACTCAAACAGTGCACAGAAAAACACTGAAAAGCTGTCTTGGTGGTCCAAACTGATCAAGACCATTAAGCAGGGTGGCTATAACCCGGCATGGCACATGGACAAGTCCAGAGCAGTTGAGTTCAATGGCAGTCGCGACCTGCCACGtctcaagaactttgtaGATATGGTGGTAGAGAGCACAGAGCAAGACAAAGTGCTCGAGGCCGTCCTCAGCGAAGCAACTTGCGAAGATGACCGTTGCGAGTCTTTGCGCAAATATTTAAGCAAGGTCCATTCCACTGATAgagaagcccaaaaactGGAGAGCATACTGAGAAACAACCCagacgaagagctcgcaGAAATtaagctcaagctcaagcttctACACAAGCTCCAAGAGAAGAACTCGGAACACGACGAGCTCTAG
- a CDS encoding KLTH0C10098p (weakly similar to uniprot|Q6B2M3 Saccharomyces cerevisiae YOR172W YRM1 Zn2-Cys6 zinc-finger transcription factor that activates genes involved in multidrug resistance paralog of Yrr1p acting on an overlapping set of target genes), with amino-acid sequence MMESQPNIPGLSLIRLSFLPAEPDRPVFHAPLNTEFPAREMPLNTPPDSGASSKPSTRRRRRKVIKSCTFCRQRKMKCDQQKPMCGSCVERKLSECIYTDGFNFQLTSDELFSRQPNVTLLRRIQELEEQLSRVSFDDLQKTGESYVVADSAGYAATSQTCVPCGPPNKNDILDLKVLRVKDGRYNYYGPTSIRVIITASGERFVAEYSKVWRKVEAEVNAWKNVHGRLLTMEHNSLESPNNAPLLESIIQDLPSYEAIQEKLREFFDSPLHDYFQFLDKDKVFSDFARCFIPNYVAAMQDTNFTTRSVIMLLAPENNNVFTIAVVIMILCLNHYKTTLPVSIERLIVSLVGFTTSKSVSVERTQFLLLLYLFRAYNGLSGSGSSHVMSLVSLLCSTAFNLGLHQDIRLLYAGQEHAVGSIESLENLWYWTLFVDLYTAFDKGLPMNITPGHYDDTKLPTNEKGRISILRNFLHVGRKCMHVLFDREQSPDLLKLNSLLLEFVEQNFRPICYYTDSSLISQVDLFDLMILSPTFSMLANFYDLTRVIYSQVTIQIKNGFVKCILIAISILVNTILRCYELDRDLLSEDDFARAKTLSPSLNLCVLILNSLPIRALNEIYGLMFYKITLFEKGLIVSVHDSQGAPPPNLDDLKIPNESFITFNGIFDTLCYAFDKLWKPENTGLTHMLSNSHYYVIMMALERVNRTIFQVGLDSRAQVEVNHKWPELNQDEVPEVMVKMLADEVWNNYSTGFTDLINMDAEDFLVDFDMDQN; translated from the coding sequence ATGATGGAAAGCCAACCAAACATCCCTGGTCTCTCTCTTATTCGGCTCAGTTTTTTGCCTGCAGAACCGGACCGGCCAGTTTTTCACGCGCCACTGAACACAGAGTTCCCGGCGCGCGAAATGCCATTGAACACCCCACCCGACAGCGGCGCCAGCTCCAAGCCCTCGACGCGCCGCAGGAGGCGTAAGGTCATAAAGTCATGCACGTTCTGCCGGCAGAGGAAGATGAAATGCGACCAGCAGAAGCCCATGTGCGGATCGTGCGTCGAGCGCAAGCTCTCGGAGTGCATCTACACCGACGGCTTCAACTTCCAGCTGACGTCGGACGAGCTTTTCAGCAGGCAGCCCAACGTCACGCTTCTACGGCGCAtccaggagctggaggaaCAGCTCAGTCGCGTCTCGTTCGATGATTTGCAGAAAACGGGCGAAAGCTACGTGGTAGCTGACTCAGCGGGCTACGCAGCGACCAGCCAAACGTGCGTCCCTTGTGGACCCCCCAACAAGAACGACATTCTCGACCTGAAGGTGCTGCGCGTCAAGGACGGCCGCTACAACTACTACGGACCCACCTCTATTCGCGTCATCATCACAGCCTCTGGAGAGCGATTCGTTGCGGAGTACAGCAAGGTCTGGCGCAAGGTCGAGGCCGAGGTCAACGCCTGGAAAAACGTGCACGGGCGCCTCCTTACTATGGAACACAATTCCCTAGAGTCTCCCAACAACGCGCCTCTTCTCGAGTCCATCATCCAGGACCTGCCGAGCTACGAGGCGATCCAGGAGAAGCTACGCGAGTTCTTTGACAGCCCGCTCCACGACTAttttcaatttctcgaCAAAGACAAGGTTTTCTCCGACTTCGCGCGCTGCTTCATTCCCAATTACGTTGCTGCCATGCAAGACACCAACTTCACGACCCGAAGCGTCATCATGCTACTGGCCCCGGAAAACAACAATGTCTTCACCATTGCTGTCGTCATCATGATCTTATGTTTAAATCACTACAAAACAACCCTACCAGTCTCCATAGAGCGCTTGATTGTCTCTCTGGTCGGATTCACCACTTCGAAATCAGTATCTGTTGAAAGAACACAGTTTCTGCTGCTACTCTATCTCTTCAGAGCCTACAACGGCCTCAGTGGGAGCGGGAGCTCGCACGTCATGTCTCTTGTGTCCCTTCTTTGCTCGACTGCCTTCAACCTGGGTTTGCATCAGGATATTCGCCTACTCTACGCTGGACAAGAACACGCAGTCGGGTCCATAGAATCTTTGGAAAATTTGTGGTACTGGACGCTCTTTGTGGACTTATACACGGCCTTTGACAAGGGATTGCCCATGAACATAACGCCTGGGCATTATGACGATACAAAGCTCCCAACAAATGAGAAGGGGCGAATCTCGATCCTCAGAAACTTTCTACATGTCGGAAGAAAGTGCATGCATGTCTTGTTTGATCGTGAGCAGTCTCCAGATCTGCTAAAGTTGAACAGCCTTCTCCTAGAGTTCGTTGAGCAAAACTTTCGCCCTATATGCTATTATACCGATAGTTCGCTGATCTCGCAGGTTGACCTCTTTGATCTTATGATATTGTCCCCAACATTTTCTATGCTTGCCAACTTTTACGATTTGACAAGGGTCATATACTCCCAAGTGACCATTCAAATTAAAAACGGTTTCGTCAAATGCATACTAATAGCTATCTCCATATTGGTGAACACTATACTAAGGTGCTATGAACTCGATAGAGACCTCCTTTCTGAAGACGACTTTGCCCGGGCAAAGACTTTGTCACCCTCGCTGAATTTGTGCGTCTTGATTCTGAACTCTCTCCCAATACGAGCACTGAATGAAATCTACGGCCTCATGTTTTACAAGATCACTTTATTCGAAAAGGGCCTCATTGTTTCTGTTCACGATAGTCAGGGCGCCCCTCCACCAAATCTGGATGACCTTAAGATACCAAATGAGAGCTTCATAACTTTCAATGGGATATTTGATACGTTGTGTTATGCTTTTGATAAGTTGTGGAAACCTGAAAATACGGGGCTTACTCATATGCTATCGAACTCGCACTACTACGTGATCATGATGGCTTTGGAACGCGTGAACCGCACCATCTTTCAGGTGGGTTTGGATAGCAGAGCCCAAGTCGAGGTGAACCATAAGTGGCCTGAGCTGAACCAAGATGAAGTTCCTGAGGTTATGGTGAAAATGCTTGCTGATGAAGTTTGGAACAATTACAGTACTGGGTTTACGGATCTGATAAACATGGACGCTGAAGACTTCCTAGTTGACTTTGATATGGACCAGAACTAA
- a CDS encoding MDR family MFS transporter (similar to uniprot|P33335 Saccharomyces cerevisiae YPR198W SGE1 Member of drug-resistance protein family multicopy suppressor of gal11 null mutation), giving the protein MLIYLFRRLRSAAAKTRTDTQAQTAPSHSFSLQDFSAKHALLALCLLSLVLTLFLAALDIVIVVTLYETIGEKFNDYNDVGWLVTGYSLSSALFTLLWGRMASLLGLKTCLMLSVLIFEIGSLIAAVSNSMGMLIAGRVVAGAGGSGIQSLVYIVGTSLVSERSRGMVIMVLTFAFVGSNAGGPILGGALNEHASWRWCFFINLPIGGAAAFMLFLCYNPSGKPLLSTLTSKLEAARDYRYSNVCTRKFWAHALDLGVFRFDIIGFALSSAGFVLLLLGLTFGGRKYSWSSGTTIAYLTVGPVLIVVFCLYDFLVLPVLARSLAYSSEVTPLVPWPVISKPGVFATSFASFFNFFAYNMQIIYLVQFYQVVHNESPTNASTHMWALSIPALVVIIVLGRINKKFGILKPVAVIGAACGTIGAGLLTLLKGSTTSGQSIGYCILAGAGFSAVMQSTLLSAQIQVDKTDPKFNQKFIEITTLNNFFRVLGISFGGIMGTLIYSTSLKNELATAGPNIPSFASTDELIAYRSKNFDGASSPLENIMSKSIQRVFYGSLGCQALAFLFTICMSNKRLDLEPNPPAVATFEPALNAAVSDQEKGFGITQGPTSSETQNLRVSDSSLAYNITGEKADENEEHYDSMTSRDSPVSAKN; this is encoded by the coding sequence ATGCTGATTTACCTCTTTCGGCGCTTAAGAAGTGCAGCCGCCAAGACCCGCACAGACACGCAGGCACAAACTGCGCCATCCCACAGTTTCAGTCTGCAGGACTTCAGCGCCAAACATGCGCTTCTCGCCCTGTGCCTGCTCTCACTGGTGCTTACTCTATTCCTGGCAGCGCTCGACATCGTCATTGTCGTCACACTATATGAGACCATTGGCGAGAAATTCAACGACTACAACGACGTTGGCTGGCTAGTCACCGGTTACTCACTTTCCAGCGCGCTTTTCACGCTACTGTGGGGACGGATGGCGTCTTTACTGGGGCTCAAGACGTGCCTCATGTTGTCGGTGCTGATCTTCGAGATTGGGTCACTGATTGCTGCGGTGTCTAACTCCATGGGCATGCTTATAGCCGGCCGTGTTGTGGCAGGTGCCGGTGGCAGCGGCATTCAGTCGCTGGTCTACATTGTAGGCACATCGCTGGTCTCTGAACGTAGCCGCGGAATGGTCATCATGGTACTTACCTTCGCGTTCGTAGGTTCAAATGCAGGCGGACCTATCCTTGGCGGCGCGTTAAACGAGCACGCCTCTTGGCGTTGGTGTTTCTTCATAAACCTACCTATtggcggcgccgccgcttTCATGCTTTTCCTTTGCTACAATCCCTCCGGAAAGCCCCTGCTCTCCACGCTGACCTCTAAGCTTGAAGCCGCGCGCGACTACCGCTACAGTAATGTGTGCACCCGCAAATTTTGGGCGCATGCACTGGACCTCGGGGTTTTCAGGTTTGACATCATCGGATTCGCCCTCTCTTCTGCAGGCTTTGTGCTACTCCTGCTCGGCTTGACGTTCGGCGGCCGCAAGTACAGCTGGAGCTCAGGGACCACCATCGCCTACCTTACCGTAGGGCCTGTGCTCATCGTCGTGTTCTGCTTGTACGATTTTCTGGTGCTACCGGTGTTGGCCAGGTCACTAGCCTACAGTAGCGAAGTCACTCCGCTGGTCCCATGGCCTGTGATATCAAAACCCGGAGTTTTCGCGACTTCCTTTGctagcttcttcaacttctttgcATACAACATGCAGATTATCTACTTGGTCCAGTTCTACCAGGTTGTCCATAATGAGTCCCCAACAAATGCAAGCACGCATATGTGGGCTTTATCGATCCCCGCACTGGTTGTGATTATAGTGCTCGGGCGtatcaacaagaaatttggAATCCTTAAGCCTGTGGCGGTTATCGGCGCTGCTTGCGGTACCATTGGTGCGGGACTACTAactcttttgaaaggatCAACTACGTCAGGACAAAGCATTGGCTACTGCATTCTTGCGGGTGCAGGTTTTTCTGCGGTGATGCAATCCACGCTACTGAGTGCCCAAATTCAGGTAGACAAGACTGACCCAAAGTTTAATCAGAAGTTCATTGAAATCACTACACTCAATAATTTCTTCAGGGTGCTTGGGATATCTTTTGGAGGTATCATGGGTACGTTGATATACTCGACTTCCCTGAAGAACGAGCTGGCCACCGCCGGCCCAAACATTCCTTCTTTCGCTAGCACGGATGAGCTGATCGCTTATAggtccaagaactttgatGGTGCAAGCTCTCCGTTGGAAAACATCATGTCCAAGTCAATTCAAAGGGTCTTTTACGGGTCCCTTGGCTGCCAAGCGTTGGCGTTTCTGTTTACGATATGCATGTCAAACAAGCGTCTGGATTTGGAGCCCAATCCCCCAGCTGTTGCAACTTTCGAGCCCGCCCTGAATGCTGCCGTTTcagatcaagaaaaaggttTCGGCATCACCCAAGGGCCCACTAGTTCTGAGACGCAAAATCTGAGAGTCTCAGATTCATCGCTTGCTTATAACATTACAGGGGAGAAAGCTgacgaaaatgaagaacaTTACGATTCCATGACGTCTCGTGACTCTCCTGTTTCGGCTAAAAATTAG